The following are from one region of the Sandaracinus amylolyticus genome:
- a CDS encoding DUF3800 domain-containing protein yields MQVATLDVYPSDAIVFVDETGHHKLRDPAHPVFGLAGCVMTVAQYRDVVSLAWRALKRDRYPRLDGVHASELRDRGMFVQLIREQPFGRFAAVMRRDNARTCEDVPGPDAPRACSTAVA; encoded by the coding sequence ATGCAAGTGGCGACCCTGGACGTCTACCCGTCCGACGCGATCGTCTTCGTGGACGAAACGGGTCATCACAAATTGCGCGATCCCGCGCATCCCGTGTTCGGCCTCGCCGGCTGCGTGATGACGGTCGCGCAGTACCGTGACGTCGTCTCGCTTGCGTGGCGCGCGTTGAAGCGTGACCGATATCCCCGGCTCGATGGCGTTCATGCCTCCGAGCTCCGCGATCGCGGCATGTTCGTGCAGCTCATCCGCGAGCAACCCTTCGGCAGGTTCGCTGCGGTGATGCGTCGAGACAATGCGAGGACATGCGAGGACGTACCCGGGCCCGATGCTCCCCGCGCGTGCTCAACGGCCGTCGCATAA
- a CDS encoding DUF7665 family protein — MLPDERAFRADVARPAFKLAEVEGRWHLSTITWPRALIAVRARDDRMFTLRFELSGFPAAPPTAGLWDVDRNGPLAHHLFPKSHGGRVGAVFRTDWKGGSALYLPCDRESIQGHDHWRTQMPSKIWRPADGIAQYLELVHELLNSRDYAPPAQR, encoded by the coding sequence ATGCTGCCCGACGAGCGAGCGTTCCGCGCCGACGTCGCCCGGCCCGCGTTCAAGCTCGCGGAGGTCGAGGGCCGGTGGCACTTGTCGACGATCACCTGGCCGCGCGCGCTCATCGCGGTGAGGGCCAGGGACGACCGGATGTTCACGCTGCGCTTCGAGCTGTCCGGGTTCCCCGCGGCGCCGCCGACCGCCGGCCTCTGGGATGTCGACCGCAACGGCCCGCTCGCGCACCACCTCTTTCCGAAGAGCCACGGCGGCCGCGTCGGTGCGGTGTTCCGCACCGATTGGAAGGGCGGCTCGGCGTTGTACCTGCCGTGCGATCGCGAGTCCATCCAGGGACACGACCACTGGCGCACCCAGATGCCTTCGAAGATCTGGCGGCCCGCCGACGGGATCGCCCAGTACCTGGAGCTCGTCCATGAGCTTCTCAACTCTCGGGACTATGCGCCGCCTGCTCAGCGCTGA
- a CDS encoding ATP-dependent helicase: protein MDAFETIRAAAVALRAELREASCDATRSMDVVEAAARHLELEVVWVDPDEPQLKGARACFDQQSGLILCATDADDSGRAMRVAHEIGHVRVHASTTACAPSDIDASLSTEAAPIGLQRVEDYGGRERRELQANVFARELLLPRAHARRLHIDGGLSAFTIAEKLDLPVDLVRQQLLDALLLPAVAAEAPKKVSPRREDTSQDRAAAHRGSPFLLQAGPGTGKTRTLVNRVLGLLTEGVDPATITILTFSNRAAGEVADRVAAQAGDASALLWIGTFHAFGLDLVRRYHDRLGLPQNPVLFDRSDGIRLLEELLPILGLSHYRDLWNPARELREMLGAISRAKDELAGPERYRELAQLMVDTATDDDAREAGEKALEVARVYELYQRTLAKHGALDFADLVMRPALLLESEPAIAAAVAQRHRHVLVDEYQDMNRASALLLRMVAGSGQALWVVGDSRQSIYRFRGASSANMSRFSSDYPSAKTDQLGINYRSSDELVKTLMAVARNMGASQGMLELAFDAVRGPQGVQPQIRRYETPTDELAGIVASVRELEAQGIRLRDQAVLCRTNRRLNEVSATLEAAGIPVLYLGSIFERPEVRDLLSLLTLVTDRMGDGLVRVGAMSRYRLSIEDLRATLHWLREAPEPVAPRLAAAAAKASLSEPGRAALARVASDLDGFGTSDKPWQVLTTYLLDRTRMLVELAVSSAPADRMRAIAIWQLLNFLRQGIPASHGPPIWRALTRVRQMVLLAEERDLRQVPDAALHIDAVRLMTVHASKGLEFEAVHIPGMTVDSFPARNRTSPCPPPPGLIEGATPAQADEEEECLFFVAASRARTHLRLYAARKQANGNKRNQSRFLPWLESIAEDLSIAESAAASDATSTRLEIAWSDDWSVSDSKLRSYHRCPRRFFYSHVLEVGTKRVPTAYSRTEDCIYEIVRWYASARVDPAVGESEALRELDRVWPERGPVGHAFEADYRALAVRLIRALCTSADDLRFDSPEAIAVDLDGERLIVEPDELARRPDGGLVLRRVRTGYQRTSEKQQLDYQLYHLAGRARGGPSYVVEAVHLTDDKRQPIELPAKTIDRAATDSTAALAAIRAGDLPPASDAYSCPQCPHFFICPTVPPGKLSVG, encoded by the coding sequence ATGGACGCCTTCGAGACCATACGGGCGGCTGCGGTGGCGCTTCGCGCGGAGCTGCGCGAAGCGAGTTGTGACGCCACACGATCGATGGATGTCGTCGAGGCCGCGGCCCGACACCTCGAGCTGGAAGTCGTGTGGGTCGATCCCGACGAACCGCAGCTCAAGGGCGCGCGCGCTTGCTTCGATCAGCAGAGCGGCCTGATCCTCTGCGCGACGGACGCAGACGACTCCGGTCGCGCGATGCGCGTCGCGCACGAGATCGGGCACGTCCGGGTGCACGCGAGCACGACGGCCTGCGCACCCTCCGACATCGACGCCTCGCTGTCGACGGAAGCGGCTCCGATCGGCCTGCAGCGCGTCGAGGACTACGGCGGCCGCGAACGCCGCGAATTGCAAGCCAACGTGTTCGCCCGTGAGCTGCTCCTGCCGCGAGCGCACGCCCGGCGTCTGCATATCGACGGGGGTCTCTCGGCGTTCACGATCGCGGAAAAGCTCGACCTCCCGGTCGACCTCGTCCGTCAGCAGTTGCTCGATGCGCTGCTTCTCCCGGCCGTCGCCGCTGAGGCGCCGAAAAAGGTGAGTCCGCGGCGCGAAGACACGTCGCAAGATCGCGCCGCGGCACACCGCGGATCGCCGTTTCTGCTGCAGGCCGGCCCGGGGACTGGAAAGACCCGGACACTCGTCAATCGCGTGCTCGGCCTGCTCACCGAGGGCGTCGATCCCGCCACGATCACGATCCTCACCTTCTCAAACCGCGCCGCCGGGGAGGTCGCCGACCGGGTCGCAGCGCAGGCGGGCGATGCGTCGGCGCTCCTGTGGATCGGCACGTTTCACGCGTTCGGCCTGGATCTCGTGCGCCGTTATCACGACCGGCTCGGCTTGCCGCAGAACCCGGTGCTGTTCGATCGCAGCGATGGGATCCGTTTGCTGGAGGAGCTACTGCCGATCCTCGGCCTGAGCCACTACCGCGACCTCTGGAATCCCGCACGCGAGCTGCGGGAGATGCTCGGCGCGATCTCGCGGGCCAAGGACGAACTCGCCGGCCCGGAGCGATACCGCGAGCTGGCGCAGCTGATGGTCGACACCGCGACCGACGACGACGCGCGCGAAGCCGGCGAGAAGGCACTCGAGGTCGCACGCGTCTACGAGCTCTACCAGCGGACGCTCGCGAAACACGGCGCGCTGGACTTCGCCGACCTGGTGATGCGGCCGGCCCTGCTTCTCGAGAGCGAACCCGCGATCGCAGCCGCGGTGGCGCAGCGACATCGACACGTGCTCGTCGACGAGTACCAAGACATGAACCGCGCGAGCGCGCTGCTCCTGCGGATGGTGGCGGGCTCCGGACAGGCGCTGTGGGTCGTCGGGGACTCTCGGCAGTCGATCTACCGGTTCCGGGGCGCATCGTCGGCGAACATGTCCCGGTTCTCCAGCGACTACCCGAGCGCGAAAACAGACCAGCTCGGAATCAACTACCGCTCGTCCGACGAGCTCGTGAAAACGCTGATGGCTGTCGCCCGGAACATGGGGGCGTCGCAAGGCATGCTCGAGCTCGCGTTCGACGCCGTGCGCGGCCCACAGGGGGTGCAGCCGCAGATCCGGCGGTACGAAACACCGACGGACGAGCTTGCCGGGATCGTCGCGAGCGTGCGCGAGCTTGAGGCGCAGGGGATCCGGCTGCGCGATCAGGCGGTGCTGTGTCGTACGAACCGCCGGCTCAATGAGGTCTCGGCGACGCTCGAGGCGGCCGGAATCCCGGTCCTCTATCTCGGCAGCATCTTCGAGCGACCCGAGGTCCGCGATCTCCTCAGCCTCCTCACGCTCGTGACGGATCGCATGGGCGATGGGCTGGTTCGGGTCGGCGCTATGTCGCGGTACCGTCTCTCGATCGAGGACCTGCGCGCGACGCTGCACTGGTTGCGCGAGGCGCCGGAGCCAGTCGCGCCGCGCCTCGCCGCCGCCGCAGCGAAGGCGTCGCTGTCGGAGCCTGGCCGCGCCGCCCTCGCCAGAGTCGCGTCGGATCTCGACGGGTTCGGGACGAGCGACAAGCCGTGGCAGGTCCTCACGACTTACCTGCTCGATCGGACGCGCATGCTCGTTGAACTCGCCGTGAGCTCGGCGCCGGCCGATCGCATGAGGGCGATCGCGATCTGGCAGCTGCTCAACTTCCTGCGCCAGGGCATCCCGGCGTCGCACGGCCCACCGATCTGGCGAGCCCTCACGCGCGTGCGGCAGATGGTGCTGCTCGCGGAGGAGCGCGATCTTCGGCAGGTGCCCGACGCAGCCTTGCACATCGACGCCGTCCGGCTGATGACGGTCCACGCCAGCAAAGGTCTCGAGTTCGAGGCGGTCCACATCCCGGGCATGACGGTCGACAGCTTCCCCGCCAGGAACCGGACGTCGCCGTGCCCGCCGCCGCCGGGCTTGATCGAAGGCGCGACGCCCGCGCAGGCGGACGAGGAGGAGGAGTGCCTGTTCTTCGTCGCGGCCTCCCGCGCGCGTACCCACCTGAGGCTCTACGCCGCGCGCAAGCAGGCGAACGGCAACAAGCGCAACCAGTCGCGGTTTCTTCCCTGGCTCGAAAGCATCGCCGAGGACCTGTCGATCGCGGAGTCAGCGGCGGCCTCGGACGCAACCTCGACGAGACTGGAGATCGCCTGGAGCGACGACTGGAGCGTCTCCGACTCCAAGCTGCGCTCGTACCACCGCTGTCCTCGTCGGTTCTTCTACTCGCACGTCCTCGAGGTCGGGACGAAGCGGGTACCGACGGCGTACAGCCGCACCGAGGACTGCATCTACGAGATCGTCCGCTGGTATGCGTCCGCGCGCGTCGATCCCGCGGTCGGCGAGTCTGAGGCGTTGCGGGAACTCGACCGGGTGTGGCCCGAGCGCGGCCCCGTCGGTCACGCGTTCGAGGCCGACTACCGCGCACTCGCCGTGCGCTTGATTCGGGCGCTGTGCACCTCCGCCGACGATCTACGCTTCGACTCACCGGAGGCGATCGCGGTCGACCTCGATGGTGAGCGGCTGATCGTCGAGCCGGATGAGCTGGCGCGGCGCCCCGACGGCGGCCTCGTGCTCCGACGGGTCCGAACCGGATACCAGCGCACGAGCGAGAAGCAGCAGCTCGACTACCAGCTCTATCACCTCGCCGGACGCGCGCGGGGCGGGCCAAGCTACGTCGTCGAGGCCGTCCACCTGACCGACGACAAGCGGCAGCCGATCGAGCTACCCGCGAAGACGATCGACAGGGCGGCGACTGATTCGACCGCCGCGCTTGCCGCGATCCGCGCCGGCGACCTCCCGCCCGCGTCCGACGCGTACAGCTGCCCGCAGTGCCCGCACTTCTTCATCTGTCCGACCGTGCCGCCCGGCAAGCTGTCGGTGGGCTGA
- a CDS encoding IS630 transposase-related protein gives MAEAYPIELRERVVRAYEAGEGSAAAIAQWFQVGEATVKRWLWRKRDEGHVRPTKKAGGTRSAIAREEIDAIVEELKDANAVEIAAAYNRGRRGSARVHVSTIKRALHRFGYVVKKSADGRSRFVAPTSSRSAPRS, from the coding sequence ATGGCTGAGGCTTATCCGATCGAGCTCCGAGAACGGGTCGTTCGCGCGTACGAGGCGGGCGAGGGCAGCGCGGCGGCGATCGCGCAGTGGTTTCAAGTGGGAGAAGCCACCGTCAAACGGTGGCTGTGGCGAAAGCGCGACGAAGGCCACGTCCGACCGACGAAGAAAGCGGGCGGCACGCGATCGGCGATTGCGCGCGAGGAGATCGACGCGATCGTGGAAGAGCTGAAGGACGCGAATGCGGTGGAGATCGCGGCGGCATACAACCGAGGTCGCCGCGGCTCCGCGCGCGTCCATGTCTCGACGATCAAGCGCGCGCTGCACCGGTTCGGCTACGTGGTGAAAAAAAGCGCAGACGGCCGCTCGAGGTTCGTCGCCCCGACGTCGTCGAGAAGCGCGCCGCGTTCCTGA
- a CDS encoding IS630 family transposase, whose translation MKRVRRIPTERLVFLDESGMNLSMSRSHAWVKRGEEAIDRVPMNWGKNLTLLGAIRWDGWVVLTTMFASTNADRFVEWVAKKLLPKLRRGDVMVMDNLSAHHDPRVVPLCRERGVRVLYQPPYSPDLNPIEPAWALQKQHVRRHAPRTADHLRRVARRARYRVTPRHCRSWFTHAGYPAPIR comes from the coding sequence CTGAAGCGCGTTCGACGCATCCCCACCGAGCGGCTCGTCTTCCTCGACGAATCCGGGATGAACCTGTCGATGAGTCGCAGCCACGCGTGGGTGAAGCGAGGCGAGGAAGCAATCGACCGCGTGCCGATGAATTGGGGGAAGAATCTCACGCTGCTCGGAGCGATTCGTTGGGACGGCTGGGTCGTGCTGACCACGATGTTCGCGTCGACGAACGCGGACCGGTTCGTGGAGTGGGTCGCGAAGAAACTTCTTCCGAAGCTCCGACGCGGCGACGTGATGGTGATGGATAACCTCAGCGCGCATCACGATCCGCGCGTCGTGCCTCTGTGCCGTGAGCGCGGCGTTCGGGTGCTCTATCAGCCGCCTTACTCTCCTGACCTCAATCCGATCGAACCGGCCTGGGCGCTTCAGAAGCAGCACGTCCGACGCCACGCACCCCGTACCGCTGATCACCTCCGGCGAGTCGCGCGCCGCGCCAGATACCGCGTAACGCCGCGCCACTGCCGAAGCTGGTTCACTCACGCCGGATATCCGGCTCCCATCAGGTGA